Proteins co-encoded in one Candidatus Paracaedibacteraceae bacterium genomic window:
- a CDS encoding EVE domain-containing protein — MAYWLVKTEPSTWSWQDQKEKKVTHWDGVRNYQASNNMKAMKVGDLCFFYHSVSERRIVGIVRVCREYYPDHTDETGRFGMVDVEYYADMPIPISLEQIKLVPELSDLALIRQSRLSVMPIDEGAWNLLCDMGSYKQ, encoded by the coding sequence ATGGCATATTGGTTGGTTAAAACAGAGCCGTCAACATGGTCATGGCAAGATCAAAAAGAAAAAAAAGTGACGCATTGGGATGGTGTTCGTAATTATCAGGCGTCTAATAACATGAAAGCTATGAAGGTTGGAGACCTGTGTTTTTTCTATCATTCCGTGAGTGAACGTCGAATTGTTGGGATTGTTCGGGTATGTCGGGAATATTATCCAGATCATACAGATGAGACAGGTCGTTTTGGGATGGTGGATGTGGAATACTATGCGGATATGCCGATTCCAATTTCTCTTGAACAAATTAAACTTGTTCCTGAGTTATCAGATTTAGCTTTGATTCGCCAGTCGCGGTTGTCGGTTATGCCCATTGATGAGGGGGCTTGGAACTTGTTATGTGACATGGGTAGCTATAAACAATGA
- a CDS encoding CatB-related O-acetyltransferase — protein MSNNPNPNETYPINGIKRTCFLKNIINHPQIQIGDFTYYDDPDGVENFEKNILYFFDFINDNLIIGKFCQIATGVRFIMNGSNHAMNGISCYPFKVFGHDWTQASMDPPFKGDTVIGNDVWIGNSATFMQGIKVGDGAIIATNAVVTKDVSPYAIVGGNPAQIIRYRFAPETIEKLLEIKWWDWPIDKITANIKALSSGTIHDL, from the coding sequence ATGTCCAATAATCCCAACCCCAACGAAACATACCCGATTAATGGCATCAAGCGGACTTGTTTTTTAAAAAACATTATTAATCACCCACAAATTCAAATTGGGGACTTCACCTATTACGATGACCCGGATGGCGTGGAAAACTTTGAAAAAAATATTCTTTATTTCTTTGATTTCATCAACGACAACTTAATTATTGGCAAGTTTTGTCAAATTGCCACAGGTGTGCGCTTTATTATGAATGGATCTAATCATGCCATGAACGGCATTTCATGCTATCCGTTCAAAGTCTTTGGTCATGACTGGACCCAAGCATCTATGGATCCCCCTTTCAAAGGGGATACGGTGATCGGCAATGATGTTTGGATTGGCAATTCAGCAACATTTATGCAGGGTATTAAAGTGGGAGATGGGGCAATCATTGCAACCAATGCTGTTGTCACAAAGGACGTTTCCCCTTATGCCATTGTCGGTGGGAATCCGGCTCAGATTATACGCTATCGCTTTGCCCCAGAAACGATTGAAAAATTACTGGAAATCAAATGGTGGGATTGGCCTATCGATAAAATTACAGCAAATATAAAAGCCCTCAGTTCCGGCACTATACACGATCTATAA
- a CDS encoding SH3 domain-containing protein — MIKAFLFGITLLNCAQAATEKLPLPRFASIRSNKVNVHVGPGKTYPIEWTYTRQGLPVEIIAEFDTWRQIKDKDGATSWVHKSLLSGKRTAMIKERRHRIRSKPKQDARVVAFLEPDVIVKVKKCDAEWCQVDVNGHTGWLRKIKLWGVYPHEEKM, encoded by the coding sequence ATGATCAAAGCTTTTTTGTTTGGAATTACTCTCCTAAACTGTGCTCAGGCGGCGACAGAAAAGCTCCCGTTACCAAGATTTGCCTCAATTCGATCCAACAAAGTCAACGTTCATGTGGGACCCGGCAAAACTTATCCCATTGAGTGGACCTATACACGTCAAGGACTCCCTGTTGAAATTATTGCTGAATTTGATACATGGCGACAAATCAAAGACAAAGATGGCGCCACAAGTTGGGTTCACAAGAGCCTCCTCTCCGGCAAACGAACAGCGATGATTAAAGAACGTCGCCATCGGATTCGCTCAAAGCCGAAACAAGATGCACGGGTTGTTGCCTTTCTAGAACCTGACGTTATCGTCAAAGTAAAAAAATGTGATGCGGAATGGTGCCAAGTTGACGTTAATGGTCATACAGGGTGGCTCAGGAAAATTAAATTGTGGGGCGTTTATCCTCACGAAGAAAAAATGTAA
- a CDS encoding NAD(P)-dependent glycerol-3-phosphate dehydrogenase, with the protein MLEKKHVVVVGAGAFGSALALSALKAGQKVTLYARRQEQVDTLKLKRFNDRYLPDIPLPETLNITADLSVLKTADILLLVTPAQQTDQIIEDLKPFLKSSTPIVICAKGIHRGEKSLLSGIVRRRVANPVAVLSGPSFADELARGMPTAVMIASQDIEEAESIAKTLRHGTLRCYASSDIIGVQAAGACKNVIAISSGIVDGLGMGCNARAALLSRGLAEMTRLGIALGGDKETFLGLAGVGDLFLTATSEKSRNYSFGLQLGRGQSMDEILSRRHSVTEGVVTTAAIYDIAKKLNVYAPLTQAVYRVLHEHETIESVIVDVLSRQSEREF; encoded by the coding sequence ATGCTTGAAAAAAAACACGTTGTTGTCGTCGGAGCAGGTGCTTTTGGGAGTGCTTTGGCATTGAGTGCGCTGAAGGCAGGACAAAAAGTTACCCTCTATGCCCGTCGCCAAGAACAAGTTGATACCCTCAAACTTAAGCGGTTTAATGATCGTTACTTACCAGATATACCATTGCCGGAAACATTAAATATAACCGCAGATTTATCTGTTCTAAAAACGGCTGATATCCTATTGCTGGTCACGCCAGCCCAGCAAACAGATCAAATTATTGAGGATTTAAAGCCATTTTTAAAATCGTCAACACCAATTGTTATTTGCGCGAAGGGAATTCATCGCGGGGAAAAATCTTTATTATCCGGGATTGTGCGGCGGCGTGTGGCTAATCCTGTCGCTGTGTTGTCGGGCCCTTCTTTTGCCGATGAGTTAGCTAGAGGCATGCCGACAGCAGTGATGATTGCGAGTCAAGATATTGAGGAGGCTGAATCTATCGCAAAAACGTTGCGCCATGGAACGCTGCGCTGTTACGCAAGCTCTGATATTATTGGGGTTCAAGCAGCTGGCGCTTGTAAAAACGTGATTGCCATTTCTAGCGGCATTGTAGACGGGCTCGGTATGGGGTGTAATGCTCGGGCGGCCTTGTTGTCACGCGGGCTTGCGGAAATGACGCGATTAGGGATTGCTTTGGGGGGAGATAAAGAAACGTTCCTAGGTTTGGCTGGGGTAGGTGACTTATTTTTGACGGCAACCAGTGAGAAGTCGCGTAATTACTCATTTGGTTTGCAATTGGGACGGGGACAATCTATGGATGAGATTTTATCCCGTAGGCACTCGGTTACCGAAGGGGTTGTGACAACAGCTGCTATTTATGATATTGCGAAAAAATTAAACGTTTATGCACCGTTAACGCAAGCAGTCTATAGAGTTTTGCATGAACATGAGACAATTGAATCTGTCATTGTTGATGTTCTGTCGCGTCAGTCTGAAAGGGAATTTTAA
- the ubiE gene encoding bifunctional demethylmenaquinone methyltransferase/2-methoxy-6-polyprenyl-1,4-benzoquinol methylase UbiE, which translates to MIQNFFGFQATTPEDRTRRVQDVFTSVAQKYDIMNDLMSLGIHRYWKNNFVSNLPIKPCDKILDVAGGTGDIAFKILEAYPHLAPHVTICDLTPNMLHVGQERALNRGIINNLDWVCGNAEDLPFPDESFDIYTISFGMRNVTNLEKALHEAFRVLRPNGRFICLEFSKVDNPMLEKIYDRYSFDILPQLGQWVANDRASYQYLVESIRKFPDQLTFSDLLNNTGFINVGWKNFINGVSCIHSAHKP; encoded by the coding sequence ATGATTCAGAACTTTTTTGGATTTCAAGCAACCACACCAGAGGATCGCACGCGACGCGTTCAAGATGTATTTACAAGCGTTGCCCAAAAATATGATATCATGAATGACCTCATGAGTTTGGGGATTCATCGCTATTGGAAGAATAATTTTGTCTCAAACTTACCGATTAAACCTTGCGATAAAATCCTGGATGTTGCAGGCGGAACAGGGGATATCGCATTTAAAATTCTAGAAGCATACCCGCATCTAGCTCCACACGTCACTATTTGTGACTTAACCCCGAATATGCTGCATGTGGGCCAAGAACGTGCCCTAAATCGGGGCATTATCAATAACCTTGACTGGGTGTGTGGAAACGCTGAAGATTTGCCGTTCCCCGATGAAAGTTTTGATATTTACACCATATCCTTTGGCATGCGGAATGTAACAAATTTAGAAAAAGCTTTACATGAAGCTTTTCGAGTTTTAAGACCTAACGGGCGTTTTATTTGTCTTGAGTTCAGTAAAGTGGACAATCCAATGCTTGAAAAAATATATGATCGCTATTCATTTGATATCTTACCCCAACTTGGTCAATGGGTTGCCAATGACCGCGCTTCATACCAATACCTTGTCGAGAGTATTCGTAAATTCCCGGATCAGCTGACATTTTCAGATCTATTAAACAATACAGGTTTTATTAACGTCGGTTGGAAAAATTTCATAAATGGGGTATCCTGTATTCATAGTGCCCACAAACCATAA
- the dut gene encoding dUTP diphosphatase, with the protein MSATALTLTTNDITVDLQQLPHGRDLPLPSYGTEQSAGLDLYAATDEDITLNPGEIKLIPSGIAIALPTGYEAQVRSRSGLALKNGVIVLNAPGTIDADYRGEIMGIMINLSQTPFTISRGTRFAQMVIAQHERVIWNKVDGLEATVRGSGGFGSTGITE; encoded by the coding sequence ATGTCTGCCACAGCTTTAACTTTAACAACAAATGATATAACTGTTGACCTGCAACAGCTTCCCCATGGTCGCGACCTACCGTTGCCATCATACGGCACGGAACAAAGCGCAGGCCTCGATCTTTATGCTGCCACTGACGAAGACATCACCTTAAATCCGGGTGAGATCAAATTGATCCCATCCGGCATTGCAATTGCTCTTCCCACAGGATATGAGGCTCAAGTTCGCTCTCGCTCAGGTCTTGCCCTTAAGAATGGCGTCATTGTCTTGAACGCACCCGGCACCATCGACGCCGATTATCGAGGGGAAATCATGGGCATTATGATTAATCTATCCCAAACTCCCTTTACCATCAGTCGTGGTACGCGATTTGCTCAAATGGTCATTGCTCAACACGAACGCGTCATATGGAACAAAGTTGACGGACTTGAGGCAACAGTCCGCGGATCAGGTGGTTTTGGCTCTACAGGAATTACGGAATAA
- the nhaA gene encoding Na+/H+ antiporter NhaA, translating to MKQKRIKLSTLIESEVASGLAIILTFMVALIMANIRVTSDFYQDIIFLPVTVQFGRFSFEATILQIVNDGLMTLFFLFIGMELKYQLVCGDYRDRKALIIPAFAAIGGIVMPALVYLFFNGGQDSAKGWAIPIATDTAFMLGLVSLFGTAISSRVRAFILSFSLIDDALALLILAVFYTTNINFAALFLSMGIVLVLLFLNFQGVQRNSVYLILGGFLWLFMVESGCHGTLSGAILALILPVMTGDKVSPSFHRLEKILRPLVCFVVLPCFVFINSGIDLDAISMRVLATPISLGIIGGLVIGKPLGLFGFSWIAVKLKLGRLPNQINWSLLYAISVLGGIGFTLSLFIGDLTFEAFEPNYAMRVGVIIGSMLSAVYGCLCLFLIKHKWRND from the coding sequence ATGAAACAAAAAAGGATTAAACTCTCAACGTTGATTGAGTCTGAAGTTGCCTCGGGCTTAGCAATTATTTTGACTTTTATGGTCGCTCTTATTATGGCGAATATCCGCGTTACATCTGACTTTTATCAAGATATTATCTTCTTGCCTGTGACGGTACAGTTTGGGCGTTTTAGTTTTGAGGCAACGATTCTTCAGATTGTCAATGATGGGTTAATGACGCTTTTCTTTCTGTTTATTGGAATGGAATTAAAGTATCAGTTAGTCTGCGGTGACTATCGTGACAGAAAAGCACTGATCATCCCTGCTTTTGCGGCTATTGGCGGGATTGTTATGCCGGCCTTAGTCTATTTATTTTTCAATGGCGGGCAAGATTCTGCTAAAGGATGGGCGATTCCGATTGCAACGGATACAGCCTTTATGTTGGGGCTTGTTTCCTTATTTGGAACGGCGATATCAAGCAGAGTGAGAGCCTTTATCCTTAGTTTTTCTCTGATTGATGATGCGCTGGCTCTTCTTATTTTGGCTGTATTCTATACGACAAATATTAATTTTGCAGCTTTATTTCTGTCTATGGGAATCGTTCTTGTTTTATTGTTTTTGAATTTCCAGGGCGTTCAACGTAACTCGGTTTATCTTATTTTGGGGGGATTCTTGTGGTTATTCATGGTAGAGTCCGGATGCCATGGAACGTTAAGTGGTGCTATTTTAGCCTTAATCTTGCCTGTTATGACAGGGGATAAAGTTAGTCCCTCATTTCATCGGCTTGAAAAAATTTTGCGCCCACTGGTTTGTTTTGTTGTTCTGCCCTGCTTTGTTTTTATTAACTCGGGGATAGACCTTGACGCAATCTCAATGAGGGTGCTTGCAACACCTATTTCATTGGGAATTATTGGGGGATTGGTAATCGGCAAGCCTTTGGGATTATTTGGGTTTTCATGGATTGCGGTTAAACTGAAGTTGGGACGTTTACCAAATCAAATTAACTGGTCTTTGCTTTATGCGATTTCTGTTTTAGGGGGAATCGGTTTTACCTTAAGTTTATTTATTGGCGACTTAACATTTGAGGCTTTTGAACCTAATTATGCCATGCGAGTTGGTGTGATTATTGGATCTATGCTATCAGCTGTTTATGGCTGTCTATGCTTATTTCTTATCAAGCACAAATGGCGTAATGATTAG
- a CDS encoding leucine-rich repeat domain-containing protein produces MNKITSTLLILLAMGGSSMAMQGAGSAADPAAMDIERPTYVELSSEEKNKLIDELQQLLGNGVPLDRQKILDRDDLNLQDKFKQKSADEKNRILLKISEMRWLKTLYLSNNHLRQVPDSIGNLTRLQWLTLSDNHLRQVPEWISNLTQLRTLALSRNQLTSMPPEIANLTRLHTLTLISNPLTSVPATLSDIHTLTELYMENLPNLLLTGPSPDQWGRQEILRHFGDRVRGLSTPKALQVMPSTTTETEVYTALDQQPIRINRDTFTQNRLPDITVDHVFDIHEILQKLTLILTSLNFTDPTKPAYMEYETLANDYASDTRNAQSMK; encoded by the coding sequence ATGAACAAGATCACATCGACATTACTTATCTTACTTGCCATGGGGGGATCATCAATGGCAATGCAAGGCGCTGGTTCTGCGGCTGACCCTGCTGCTATGGATATTGAACGACCAACCTATGTTGAGCTAAGTTCTGAAGAAAAAAACAAGCTTATAGATGAGCTGCAGCAGTTATTGGGGAATGGAGTTCCATTGGATAGACAGAAGATATTAGACCGGGATGATCTAAATTTACAAGATAAGTTTAAACAAAAATCTGCAGATGAAAAAAATAGGATTCTCCTAAAAATAAGTGAAATGAGATGGTTAAAAACACTCTATCTATCCAATAACCATCTTAGACAAGTACCCGATTCGATCGGCAACCTCACACGGCTCCAATGGCTCACTCTCTCCGACAATCATCTAAGACAAGTGCCGGAGTGGATCAGCAACCTCACACAATTGCGAACGCTCGCCCTCTCCCGCAACCAACTGACGAGTATGCCTCCTGAGATTGCCAACCTCACACGGTTACACACACTAACTCTCATCAGCAATCCATTGACAAGCGTACCTGCAACCCTGAGTGATATACACACCTTAACTGAACTATACATGGAAAATCTCCCCAACCTCCTCCTCACTGGCCCAAGTCCGGATCAATGGGGGCGTCAGGAAATTTTGCGGCATTTTGGTGATCGAGTGCGGGGATTATCTACCCCAAAGGCTCTTCAGGTCATGCCATCGACCACAACCGAGACTGAAGTTTATACAGCCTTGGACCAACAGCCTATCCGTATCAATCGTGATACATTCACCCAAAATCGTCTGCCCGATATTACAGTAGATCATGTCTTTGACATCCATGAGATTCTGCAAAAACTTACTCTAATCCTGACCAGCCTTAACTTTACCGATCCGACTAAGCCCGCCTACATGGAATATGAAACCTTGGCCAATGACTATGCCAGTGATACCAGAAATGCTCAATCTATGAAATAA
- a CDS encoding O-antigen ligase family protein: protein MIQTIARWVLAGVGPIALFMPKGMYIPLVIVSGLGVFDHKFKEIRHLVTPLWLSFFGLVLWMGLSCMWSINPRISLLTLKKVIPILACAPLFFLYLKSLSHLELDRHLSCFFRGMWVCVGILVLDYFMDYPLIDIIHTNRSATYSRFMTTVCLGIWLFELTQRYPKYPVVFILLSIVTSAWVMWSYDFDAGPVALVLGCLVVILTMMLPKLTNRFLSMVVGLAPTCLAFLIGFLMTSDHWQKIAVHPESSSSQQRLEMIDWASKKFIKTPVFGFGIGQTPELSIISPIHNYVTRDGEFQSITIFKSGVQHLHNGLLQILLELGVVGSLLLGLFFFFTVRQGFQRIPDNRSLALMHGYVTSLLFIVSVSFGIWQIWWLSVIIMITVMFSLRVSDEKPNSVTSS, encoded by the coding sequence ATGATTCAGACTATTGCAAGATGGGTTTTAGCAGGGGTTGGGCCTATTGCTTTGTTTATGCCAAAAGGGATGTATATCCCGTTAGTGATTGTTTCGGGTTTAGGGGTTTTTGACCATAAATTTAAGGAAATTCGCCACCTTGTAACGCCACTTTGGTTGAGTTTTTTTGGTCTTGTTCTGTGGATGGGGTTGTCTTGCATGTGGTCAATAAATCCACGTATTTCCTTGTTAACTTTGAAGAAAGTTATTCCGATTCTGGCTTGTGCACCTTTGTTTTTCCTATATTTAAAGTCTTTAAGTCATCTTGAGTTGGATCGTCACCTCAGTTGTTTTTTTAGGGGAATGTGGGTTTGTGTCGGAATACTAGTCCTCGACTATTTTATGGATTATCCCCTTATTGATATAATCCATACGAATCGATCCGCAACCTATTCCAGATTTATGACAACCGTGTGTCTTGGGATTTGGTTGTTTGAATTAACGCAACGTTATCCTAAATATCCTGTTGTTTTCATTCTGTTGTCGATTGTAACGTCAGCCTGGGTTATGTGGTCTTATGATTTTGATGCGGGGCCCGTTGCGCTTGTCTTGGGGTGTCTTGTTGTTATTTTGACAATGATGCTGCCAAAACTGACAAATCGCTTTTTGTCAATGGTTGTTGGTCTTGCTCCTACTTGTCTGGCGTTTCTGATCGGATTCTTGATGACATCGGACCACTGGCAAAAAATTGCTGTGCACCCTGAATCAAGCTCTTCGCAACAACGTTTAGAAATGATAGATTGGGCTTCTAAGAAATTTATAAAAACGCCTGTCTTTGGTTTTGGTATTGGCCAAACACCCGAATTAAGTATTATCTCTCCAATCCATAATTATGTGACTAGGGACGGTGAGTTTCAATCAATAACCATTTTTAAGAGCGGTGTTCAGCATCTTCATAACGGGTTATTACAAATCTTGTTGGAACTTGGCGTTGTCGGATCTTTATTGTTGGGCTTGTTTTTTTTCTTTACTGTACGACAAGGGTTTCAGCGTATTCCCGATAATCGTTCTTTGGCACTGATGCACGGATACGTCACTTCGTTGCTTTTTATTGTGTCTGTTAGTTTTGGGATCTGGCAAATTTGGTGGTTATCCGTCATAATAATGATAACAGTAATGTTTTCACTTAGGGTTTCGGATGAAAAACCAAATTCAGTCACTTCTAGTTAA
- a CDS encoding DUF721 domain-containing protein translates to MKNLRHILAKITTPLAQKQGFIRASILLDWNLIVGEKFAEFCQPEKIIFPHERRTGGRLTLKTSSAFALELSHLEPLIVEKINQYFGYKAVDKLLIKNGKVTPRQKKKQPIPIVDAATLAQLESMTSDIHDPKLRQTLIELGKGVLSESNPPEKRGDFE, encoded by the coding sequence ATGAAAAACCTTAGGCATATCCTTGCAAAAATAACAACCCCCTTAGCTCAAAAACAGGGGTTTATTCGCGCGTCTATTCTGTTGGACTGGAACCTTATTGTCGGTGAAAAATTCGCCGAGTTCTGTCAGCCTGAGAAAATAATCTTTCCCCATGAACGCCGGACCGGGGGGCGCCTAACCCTTAAAACATCCAGCGCTTTTGCCCTAGAATTATCGCACTTAGAACCTTTGATCGTTGAAAAAATTAATCAGTATTTCGGCTACAAAGCCGTCGACAAACTCCTGATCAAAAATGGCAAAGTTACCCCTCGACAAAAGAAAAAACAACCCATACCAATAGTTGACGCAGCAACCCTAGCTCAACTTGAATCCATGACCAGCGATATTCATGATCCAAAGCTACGCCAAACGCTGATTGAACTGGGTAAGGGAGTATTATCGGAAAGTAACCCTCCCGAAAAAAGAGGTGATTTCGAGTAG
- the tsaD gene encoding tRNA (adenosine(37)-N6)-threonylcarbamoyltransferase complex transferase subunit TsaD — protein MIVLGIETSCDETAAALVSDDKRILSNVIHAQIDAHQPYGGVVPEIAARNHLAHLNLVVTKALDDANLTLLDVDAIAVTAGPGLIGGVMVGVMAAKAMAASLGKPFVAVNHLEGHALTARLTNDVAFPFLLMLMSGGHCQILVVKGLGDYTVLGKTIDDAAGEAFDKVAKSLDLDYPGGPQVELFAKTGNAKRFVLPRPLKGREGCDFSFAGLKTAARNIILAGEIENDQDKSDLCAGFQEAVKDCLVDRLKHALDMVDIDFKAVVLAGGVAANEYLRAALTALCHENGKEFIAPPLKLCTDNAVMIAWAGIERLNLGQKSDLNFQPRPRWPLADLKG, from the coding sequence ATGATCGTTTTAGGAATTGAGACCAGTTGTGATGAAACCGCCGCCGCCCTTGTGAGTGACGATAAACGAATTTTATCCAATGTTATTCATGCTCAAATAGATGCCCATCAACCGTATGGGGGGGTTGTTCCTGAAATTGCAGCAAGGAATCATTTAGCTCATCTTAACTTGGTTGTAACAAAAGCTTTGGATGATGCTAACTTAACACTGCTTGATGTCGATGCGATTGCTGTCACGGCAGGCCCGGGATTAATTGGGGGGGTCATGGTCGGTGTTATGGCTGCTAAAGCTATGGCTGCATCTCTGGGCAAACCATTTGTCGCTGTGAATCATCTAGAGGGGCATGCTCTGACAGCGCGATTAACGAATGATGTGGCATTCCCGTTTTTGCTTATGTTGATGTCTGGTGGGCATTGTCAAATTTTGGTGGTCAAGGGACTCGGGGATTATACTGTTTTAGGTAAAACTATTGATGATGCAGCTGGTGAAGCTTTTGATAAGGTCGCAAAATCCTTGGATCTTGATTATCCTGGTGGACCACAGGTTGAGTTGTTCGCAAAGACAGGAAATGCAAAGCGGTTTGTCTTGCCTCGCCCTTTGAAAGGGCGAGAGGGATGTGATTTTTCTTTTGCAGGGTTAAAAACGGCTGCGCGAAATATTATATTGGCAGGCGAGATAGAAAATGATCAGGATAAATCTGACTTGTGTGCTGGATTCCAAGAGGCTGTTAAAGATTGCCTAGTTGATCGTCTTAAGCATGCGCTTGATATGGTTGATATTGATTTTAAGGCTGTTGTTCTTGCTGGTGGGGTTGCTGCGAATGAGTATTTAAGGGCAGCCTTGACAGCTCTTTGCCATGAGAATGGCAAGGAATTTATTGCGCCCCCCTTGAAATTGTGTACAGATAATGCTGTTATGATTGCGTGGGCAGGGATAGAACGTCTTAATTTGGGGCAAAAGTCTGACTTAAATTTCCAACCTCGACCACGATGGCCATTGGCGGATTTAAAGGGTTAG
- a CDS encoding polysaccharide biosynthesis protein encodes MKNQIQSLLVKWRDIADQFAAVLSPLSFSIKTVFVFILSCLVFYDFDLTGFSSSYLSKTFLILGLVAVGVSLFLHTKNHVVLILEAYADIEFWKIMGTFIVFFPLMLLGGQREMVHWLTPVYSTIAMLIWAKRNKLRNLRIQRPTAVNYYQLWQQIRPKWPEVKPNAQDIIPLPDKFDAVLISGAGTPVGQRLLGVMVSNPPKKLVLIDSSESNIAMMQAWVKRFMPKSQVVFALSSSLAAEDLKSFFKTYAIKYVFDVDRCYTFSHLQGGQKSFLLRNLTFPRLLIDQGVASKAKFIVSLSAVPLYDDEALETAQSVLECYAQRLDSEKTRVLVLRHRAPADGLEIIPNLMSHFWGYDKSNLLLSPTLDVSKTILTMMSQFQENPSHFGAVWALTHVCEFKKVTLQREIQASDSLEEIASKISASIKKIKPKIQDSENLFPTSQEGAAIVADCPIIETDFDQCFQDIEVLLKERPEQGQKKRA; translated from the coding sequence ATGAAAAACCAAATTCAGTCACTTCTAGTTAAATGGCGTGATATAGCCGATCAATTTGCGGCAGTTCTTTCACCACTTAGTTTTTCAATTAAAACGGTTTTTGTTTTTATTTTATCGTGTTTGGTTTTTTATGATTTTGATTTGACCGGCTTTTCTTCGAGCTACTTATCAAAAACATTTCTAATTTTGGGTTTAGTGGCCGTTGGGGTTAGTTTATTCCTTCACACTAAAAACCATGTTGTTCTTATTCTTGAGGCTTATGCTGACATCGAGTTTTGGAAAATTATGGGGACTTTTATTGTTTTTTTCCCGCTCATGTTATTAGGTGGACAACGGGAAATGGTGCATTGGTTGACGCCCGTTTATTCAACTATAGCTATGCTAATATGGGCAAAGCGCAACAAACTACGTAACCTTAGAATCCAACGTCCAACGGCTGTTAATTATTATCAGTTGTGGCAGCAGATTCGTCCGAAATGGCCAGAGGTTAAGCCCAATGCTCAGGACATCATTCCCTTGCCTGATAAATTTGATGCCGTGTTGATTTCGGGGGCGGGGACTCCCGTTGGACAGCGGTTATTAGGGGTAATGGTTAGTAATCCCCCCAAGAAATTGGTTTTGATTGACTCATCTGAATCTAATATTGCAATGATGCAGGCTTGGGTTAAACGGTTTATGCCTAAAAGTCAGGTTGTTTTCGCCTTAAGCTCAAGTTTAGCTGCTGAAGACTTAAAAAGTTTCTTTAAAACATATGCTATAAAGTATGTTTTTGATGTGGATCGGTGCTATACGTTTTCTCATTTACAGGGTGGACAGAAAAGTTTTCTCTTAAGAAATTTGACCTTTCCTAGACTATTGATTGACCAAGGTGTGGCGAGTAAAGCTAAATTCATTGTATCGTTATCAGCGGTTCCTTTGTACGATGATGAAGCCTTAGAAACAGCGCAATCTGTTCTTGAATGTTATGCTCAGCGATTAGACTCAGAAAAAACGCGTGTCCTAGTTTTGCGTCATCGCGCTCCGGCTGATGGTTTAGAAATCATCCCTAATTTGATGTCCCATTTTTGGGGGTATGATAAATCTAATCTTTTATTGTCGCCAACATTAGATGTATCAAAAACGATTTTGACAATGATGTCTCAGTTCCAAGAAAATCCTTCGCATTTTGGTGCTGTTTGGGCTTTGACGCATGTATGCGAATTTAAAAAAGTCACACTTCAGCGTGAGATTCAAGCATCAGATAGCCTAGAGGAGATTGCATCAAAAATAAGCGCATCGATTAAGAAGATTAAACCCAAGATTCAGGATTCAGAAAATCTTTTTCCGACGAGCCAAGAGGGGGCTGCAATTGTTGCAGACTGTCCCATTATTGAAACAGACTTTGATCAATGCTTTCAAGATATTGAAGTTTTGTTGAAGGAACGCCCTGAACAAGGACAGAAAAAAAGAGCTTAA